One Ricinus communis isolate WT05 ecotype wild-type chromosome 1, ASM1957865v1, whole genome shotgun sequence DNA window includes the following coding sequences:
- the LOC8258477 gene encoding glyoxylate/hydroxypyruvate reductase HPR3, with translation MANHPQNYQQPQSLLPEVLVLERSPVFKFHEHRLSQKFHFLKAWESQLPLHQFLAAHAYSVQVLLSSGRDPVTANNIRLLPSLRLIVTTSAGLNHIDLQECRRQGIAIATAGSLYSEDVADLTVGLFIDVLRKISASDQYVRQGSWPTKGDFPLGFKLRGRQVGIVGLGSIGLEVAKRVEAFGCKIMYNSRNKKPSVPYPYYSNVCELAANCDVLIICCGLTDQTRHMINKEVFEALGKEGVIVNVGRGVIIDEQEMVQRLVQGEIAGAGLDVFENEPHVPKELTVLNNVVLSPHRAVHTTENLVALCELVIGNLEAFFSNKPLLTPIIAIDD, from the exons ATGGCAAATCATCCTCAAAATTATCAACAACCACAAAGCCTTCTTCCAGAGGTTCTAGTCCTTGAAAGATCACCAGTTTTCAAATTCCACGAACATCGACTGTCCCAAAAGTTCCATTTCTTGAAAGCATGGGAGTCGCAACTTCCTCTCCACCAATTCTTGGCCGCTCATGCTTACTCAGTCCAAGTTCTGCTCTCCTCAGGAAGAGATCCAGTCACCGCTAATAATATTCGGCTGCTCCCATCGCTGCGGCTCATCGTCACCACAAGCGCAGGTCTCAACCACATAGACTTGCAAGAGTGTCGGCGACAAGGGATTGCCATAGCAACTGCTGGAAGCTTGTATTCTGAAGATGTTGCAGATTTAACAGTAGGACTTTTTATTGATGTATTGAGAAAGATTTCTGCTTCCGATCAGTATGTTAGACAAGGGTCATGGCCTACCAAAGGAGACTTTCCTCTTGGCTTTAAG ttGAGAGGAAGACAAGTTGGGATTGTTGGACTGGGAAGCATTGGCTTGGAGGTTGCAAAAAGGGTAGAAGCATTTGGTTGCAAAATTATGTATAATTCAAGAAACAAGAAACCATCTGTACCCTATCCATACTATTCAAATGTCTGTGAACTAGCAGCTAATTGTGATGTTCTCATAATTTGCTGCGGATTAACAGACCAAACCCGCCACATGATCAACAAAGAAGTCTTTGAAGCACTGGGGAAGGAAGGAGTGATTGTTAATGTTGGGCGTGGGGTTATTATAGATGAGCAAGAAATGGTGCAACGTTTAGTGCAAGGAGAGATTGCAGGTGCTGGGTTGGATGTTTTTGAGAATGAGCCTCATGTTCCTAAGGAGCTCACTGTATTGAACAATGTTGTTCTGTCTCCACATAGAGCTGTCCATACCACGGAAAACTTGGTTGCTTTATGTGAACTTGTCATAGGGAACTTGGAAGCGTTCTTTTCCAACAAACCTCTTCTGACTCCAATAATTGCTATAGATGATTGA
- the LOC8258472 gene encoding probable carboxylesterase 9 has protein sequence MKQFTIHIHPQLINTANYDSKCRLEFSNIHFKVFRISISLIIHFCEQHYFLFQINKEIKWLKPPLNSLLQKNSIPSQANPTAAKATTMLKLDAYEHLHIALNRDGTITRLLNIPIVKENPEATSGDAAVNKDLSLSVENKTRVRICRPTRLPSNDNTVARLPIIIYFHNGGFILHTAATKEPHQSCSEFASEIPAIVVSLDYRLAPEHRLPAQYEDAMDAILWTKQQILDQNGEPWLKDYGDFSRCYLCGRGSGGNIAFHAALKALDLDLKPLTIVGLVLNQPFFGGNQRKTSELKFAEDQELPSHVLDLIWDLSLPIGTDRDHPYCNPTVAGPHKIKMSMLEKCLMISSCGDSMHERRQELASMMVKSGVNVQSWFHDAGFHNIDSVDEQLPRNLLNIIKEFVI, from the exons ATGAAACAGTTTACCATACATATTCATCCTCAGCTAATCAACACTGCAAATTATGATAGCAAATGTCGGTTGG AATTTTCAAACATACATTTCAAAGTTTTTCGGATTTCCATTAGTTTAATAATCCACTTCTGCGAACAACATTATTTCCTCTTCCAAATTAACAAAGAAATCAAATGGCTCAAACCTCCTCTAAACTCACTTTTGCAGAAAAATTCGATACCGTCACAAGCCAATCCGACTGCCGCTAAAGCCACAACCATGCTCAAATTAGACGCATATGAGCACCTCCACATTGCTCTCAATCGCGACGGCACCATAACTCGGTTGCTAAACATTCCTATTGTAAAAGAAAATCCTGAGGCGACCAGCGGCGACGCTGCTGTCAACAAAGATTTGTCGCTAAGTGTCGAAAACAAAACTCGGGTGCGCATTTGCAGACCCACTCGATTACCTTCCAACGACAACACCGTGGCTCGTCTTCCTATCATTATCTACTTCCACAACGGTGGCTTTATACTCCATACTGCTGCTACTAAAGAGCCTCACCAGTCTTGTTCTGAGTTTGCTAGCGAAATCCCTGCAATTGTTGTTTCGTTAGATTATCGTCTTGCTCCGGAGCATCGGCTTCCAGCGCAATACGAAGATGCAATGGACGCAATTCTTTGGACTAAGCAACAAATTCTAGACCAAAATGGTGAACCGTGGCTGAAAGATTATGGCGATTTCTCCAGGTGCTATCTATGTGGCCGCGGTAGTGGTGGGAATATAGCGTTTCATGCAGCTTTAAAAGCTTTAGATTTGGATTTAAAACCATTAACGATTGTCGGGTTGGTGTTGAACCAACCCTTCTTTGGAGGGAATCAGAGAAAGACATCGGAACTTAAATTTGCTGAGGATCAGGAGTTGCCATCACATGTACTCGATCTAATTTGGGATCTATCTTTGCCAATAGGTACAGATAGGGACCATCCTTATTGTAACCCAACAGTAGCTGGTCCGCATAAGATTAAAATGAGTATGTTAGAGAAGTGTTTGATGATCAGTTCTTGTGGAGACAGCATGCATGAGAGAAGGCAGGAGCTGGCTAGCATGATGGTGAAGTCTGGAGTTAATGTGCAGTCATGGTTCCATGATGCTGGGTTCCATAACATTGATTCTGTAGACGAGCAATTGCCTCGAAACCTCTTGAacattataaaagaatttgtcATATGA
- the LOC8258474 gene encoding zinc finger CCCH domain-containing protein 48 — MDAQITTRTNHRVFGQRPATSRNSVCRFWKAGKCNRNPCRFLHRDLLPANNNVYLRTPKQSNTSLDEQQRRPVNNVPKSSLALCNGLENQCTQKIPNHVNHTDVPKTCSKRKTYLVSTTEDDGTEDRKIKKPSKAQKISIPATEDVPMKHPETKTSLDSTTEGNEDKRISSVTIIEGDASEKNDTSLVSDTKGDAAEDKETCLVSTTEGAALEDKSEVGIRRPCMDWMCGTCVKGDECQFLHKWYFGDWFSMLARLGEHDQAVSGITLPPRCDKLFSASSDGTVHVWDCHTGETTRVISLGDEIGSLISEGPWTFIGLPNVIKAWNLQSGTDLSLDAHGPFGQVYAMAVTEDTLFAGAQDGSILVWRGSTESPMPFQLATSLNAHTGAVICLIVGNGEKRLYSGSTDGTIRAWDVDTLQCVHTLNEHADAVTSLICWDNYLLSCSLDRTIKVWACTAEGNLEVIYTHNLEHGAVTLCGLSDLEAKPVLCCSCNDNSVCLFDLPSFSERGRIFSKQEVRTIQTGPNGLFFTGDEAGLVTVWRLTESYGSFP, encoded by the exons ATGGATGCTCAGATCACAACCAGGACCAATCATAGAGTATTTGGACAGAGACCAGCAACCAGCAGAAACAGTGTTTGTCGATTCTGGAAGGCAGGCAAGTGCAATAGAAATCCCTGTAGGTTTTTGCACAGGGACTTGCTGCCTGCTAATAATAATGTCTACTTGAGAACACCTAAGCAATCCAATACTTCATTGGATGAACAGCAAAGGAGGCCTGTTAACAACGTTCCCAAGAGTTCACTGGCTTTGTGCAATGGACTTGAAAACCAATGTACCCAGAAAATCCCTAATCACGTTAATCATACTGATGTACCTAAGACCTGTTCCAAAAGGAAGACTTATTTGGTTTCAACTACCGAAGATGACGGTACAGAAgatagaaaaattaagaagCCATCAAAAGCTCAGAAGATCTCTATTCCTGCCACTGAGGATGTACCTATGAAGCACCCTGAAACCAAGACTTCTTTGGATTCAACTACTGAAGGTAATGAGGATAAAAGGATTTCTTCAGTTACAATTATTGAAGGTGATGCATCAGAAAAGAACGATACTTCCTTGGTCTCAGATACTAAAGGTGATGCTGCTGAAGATAAAGAGACTTGTTTGGTTTCTACCACTGAAGGTGCTGCTCTAGAAGATAAATCTGAGGTGGGCATAAGGAGGCCTTGTATGGACTGGATGTGTGGCACTTGTGTGAAAGGCGACGAGTGCCAGTTTTTACATAAGTGGTACTTTGGTGATTGGTTTTCAATGCTGGCAAGGCTCGGGGAGCACGACCAg GCGGTCTCTGGCATTACACTTCCTCCAAGGTGTGACAAGCTCTTCTCAGCCAGCAGTGATGGTACTGTACATGTTTGGGATTGCCATACTGGCGAGACTACAAGGGTGATAAGTCTCGGTGATGAGATTGGGTCATTAATCAGTGAAGGCCCATGGACTTTTATTGGTTTGCCAAATGTCATTAAG GCATGGAATTTACAATCAGGGACTGACTTGAGTCTTGATGCACATGGCCCATTTGGGCAAGTGTATGCTATGGCTGTTACTGAAGATACTCTTTTTGCTGGGGCACAG GACGGTTCCATTTTGGTTTGGAGAGGCAGCACCGAGAGTCCAATGCCTTTTCAATTGGCTACATCTTTGAATGCTCATACTGGTGCTGTGATATGTTTAATCGTTGGAAATGGAGAAAAGAGGCTATATTCTGGTTCGACAGACGGTACAATCAGG GCATGGGATGTTGATACTTTACAGTGTGTCCATACATTGAATGAGCATGCTGATGCTGTGACATCTCTTATTTGCTGGGATAATTATCTTCTATCTTGTTCATTGGATCGGACAATAAAAGTTTGGGCTTGTACTGCTGAGGGCAACTTGGAAGTGATCTATACACATAATCTGGAACAT GGTGCTGTTACACTTTGTGGGCTATCCGACTTAGAAGCCAAACCAGTTTTATGCTGTTCTTGTAATGACAATTCTGTTTGCTTATTTGACTTGCCATC ATTCAGTGAAAGGGGCAGGATTTTCTCAAAGCAAGAAGTGAGGACAATTCAGACAGGCCCCAATGGTCTATTTTTCACTGGCGATGAAGCAGGACTGGTGACTGTATGGAGACTAACAGAATCATATGGGAGTTTTCCATAG
- the LOC8258473 gene encoding UTP:RNA uridylyltransferase 1, which produces MNGGGGNAPPMQPVEDGGEFLLSLLQRSNHQTQTPPQQQPQFPVPIPNTPSHQQQQQQLAVDPAVAAVGPSIPFATSIWQSNGHDILSPPPAWPYNLSPPNLVPGLLGFPQNHPWQGSQFQGSDQRGFLGDDLQRLGLSSGNTRIRNLVQQKQQLEQKLQFGSFRSDIQPPEGLLNLNSKLNAAKELGVDLGIRNLNGMERNLHFEPQLMSNLRTSDLREQDQRGGWGKQPHGSNYRSQETRMPPPGFSNKPRGGGNMDHVSRRRELDHNVNKEKGNHSELSKRNAFLSSESKSLRDGNGSRDLGLTRQLDHPGPPAGSNLHSVSALDIEESLLNFNAEMVEDGKNDGHDLDDVGEELADTLLLEGESEGKNDNKQNRHSRDKESRSDNRGQQILSQRMRMLKRQMECRRDIDRLNVSFLAIYESLIPPEEEKSKQKQLLTLLEKLVNKEWPEARLYLYGSCANSFGVRKSDIDVCLAIQDADINKSEVLLKLADILQSDNLQNVQALTRARVPIVKLMDPVTGISCDICINNVLAVVNTKLLWDYSQIDVRLRQLAFIVKHWAKSRGVNATYQGTLSSYAYVLMCIHFLQQRRPAVLPCLQEMDTTYSVTVDDIECAYFDQVEKLQGLGSRNKETIAQLVWAFFNYWAYRHDYANDVISVRKGTIISKWEKDWTRRIGNDRHLICIEDPFEISHDLGRVVDKYSIKVLREEFERAANIMQYDPNPCVKLFEPYVPS; this is translated from the exons ATGAACGGTGGCGGAGGGAACGCGCCACCGATGCAGCCGGTGGAGGATGGTGGCGAATTTCTTCTCTCTTTGCTTCAAAGAAGTAACCACCAAACGCAAACACCACCACAACAACAACCTCAATTCCCTGTTCCAATTCCAAATACACCCTCACATCAGCAGCAACAGCAACAGCTCGCTGTAGATCCTGCTGTTGCAGCAGTGGGTCCTAGCATTCCATTCGCGACGTCAATTTGGCAATCGAACGGACATGATATTCTTTCACCTCCTCCTGCTTGGCCCTACAATCTGTCACCTCCTAATTTGGTTCCTGGTTTGCTTGGTTTCCCGCAAAACCACCCTTGGCAAGGCAGCCAATTTCAAGGTAGTGACCAGCGTGGATTCTTAGGTGATGATCTTCAAAGATTAGGGTTGTCAAGTGGTAATACTAGAATTCGTAATCTGGTACAGCAAAAGCAGCAACTTGAGCAGAAGTTACAGTTTGGTTCCTTTCGCAGTGATATCCAACCACCTGAGggtttattaaatttaaattcaaagcTCAACGCAGCGAAGGAGCTTGGAGTAGATTTGGGGATTAGAAACTTAAATGGAATGGAGAGGAATCTCCATTTCGAACCACAGCTGATGTCGAATTTAAGAACTTCAGATTTGCGCGAGCAGGATCAAAGAGGAGGATGGGGAAAGCAGCCCCATGGAAGTAATTATAGGTCTCAGGAAACTCGAATGCCTCCTCCAGGGTTTTCCAATAAACCTAGAGGAGGAGGAAACATGGATCATGTGAGTAGAAGGAGAGAGTTGGATCACAATGTgaacaaggaaaaaggaaatcaCAGTGAATTGAGTAAGAGGAATGCATTTTTAAGTAGTGAAAGTAAGAGCTTAAGGGATGGCAATGGTTCCCGAGATTTGGGGCTTACTAGACAACTTGATCACCCTGGTCCACCTGCTGGGAGCAATCTTCATTCTGTTTCAGCACTGGACATTGAAGAGTCTCTATTGAACTTCAATGCTGAAATGGTTGAAGATGGGAAGAATGATGGTCATGACTTGGATGATGTTGGTGAAGAACTTGCTGATACTTTATTGCTTGAGGGTGAATCTGAGGGCAAGAATGACAATAAGCAAAATCGCCATTCTCGTGATAAG GAATCTAGGTCAGATAACAGGGGACAGCAGATACTTAGCCAAAGGATGAGAATGCTTAAGAGGCAGATGGAATGTCGGAGAGACATAGACAGGCtaaatgtttcttttcttgcaaTTTATGAGTCACTAATACCCCCAGAGGAGGAGAAGTCAAAGCAGAAGCAATTGTTGACATTACTGGAGAAATTAGTCAACAAGGAATGGCCTGAGGCTCGGTTGTATCTATATGGTTCATGTGCCAATTCGTTTGGGGTTCGGAAGAGTGATATTGATGTTTGCCTTGCCATTCAGGATGCAGATATTAATAAATCTGAAGTGTTGTTGAAGTTGGCAGATATATTGCAGTCGGATAACCTCCAAAATGTGCAG GCATTAACACGGGCAAGGGTTCCCATAGTAAAGCTTATGGATCCAGTGACTGGAATCTCCTGTGACATATGCATAAACAATGTCTTGGCTGTTGTAAATACAAAGCTTCTTTGGGATTACTCACAAATAGATGTGAGACTGAGGCAGCTGGCTTTCATAGTGAAACATTGGGCAAAATCAAGAGGAGTTAATGCAACTTATCAAGGAACCTTATCTAGCTACGC gtatGTCTTAATGTGCATTCATTTTCTACAGCAACGTAGACCTGCTGTTCTTCCGTGCTTACAG GAAATGGACACAACATACTCTGTCACTGTAGATGACATTGAATGTGCTTACTTTGATCAAGTGGAAAAACTTCAAGGTCTTGGATCCCGCAACAAGGAAACAATTGCTCAGCTGGTGTGGGCCTTCTTTAATTACTGGGCATATCGTCATGATTATGCAAATGATGTTATATCTGTTCGCAAAGGAACCATAATCAG TAAATGGGAAAAGGACTGGACAAGGAGAATTGGGAATGATCGTCATTTGATATGCATAGAAGACCCGTTTGAGATATCTCATGACCTGGGTAGAGTAGTCGATAAGTATAGCATAAAAGTTCTGAGGGAGGAGTTTGAACGTGCTGCAAATATCATGCAGTATGATCCAAATCCGTGTGTAAAGCTTTTTGAACCTTATGTTCCTAGTTGA
- the LOC8258475 gene encoding glyoxylate/hydroxypyruvate reductase HPR3, protein MASTDSQESFPKVLLFIKPPAFTVIGEESFTSTKFRYLKAYESPLPLHQFLAQHAQSVQAILSSGGAPVTADILRFLPSVRVIVTTSAGLNQIDLPECRRRGISIANAGDVYSADVADLAIGLLIDVLRNISASDRYVKQGLWSSKGDYPLGFKLSGKRIGIVGLGSIGYEVAKRLDAFGCYISYNSRKQKFYVSYPFYPNVCELAANCDALVICCGLTDQTFHMINEQVFSALGKNGVVVNIGRGPIIDEKELIRCLVEGEIAGAGLDVFENEPNIPQEFVSMNNVVLSPHCAVFTPESMKDLSELVVGNLEAFFANKPLLSEYLDE, encoded by the exons ATGGCATCAACCGATTCGCAAGAATCATTTCCAAAAGTACTACTCTTCATTAAACCACCAGCTTTCACCGTCATCGGAGAAGAATCCTTCACTTCTACTAAATTCCGTTACTTAAAAGCATACGAGTCACCTCTCCCTCTCCATCAATTTTTGGCCCAACATGCTCAGTCCGTACAAGCCATCCTTTCCTCCGGTGGTGCTCCCGTCACCGCCGACATCCTTCGCTTCCTTCCATCTGTCCGCGTAATAGTCACCACCAGTGCGGGCCTCAACCAGATTGACCTCCCTGAATGCCGCCGCCGTGGAATCTCAATCGCCAATGCCGGCGACGTGTACTCTGCTGATGTGGCTGATCTCGCAATTGGTTTGTTAATCGATGTTCTGAGAAACATTTCGGCTAGTGATCGCTATGTTAAACAAGGGCTTTGGTCTTCCAAAGGAGACTATCCTCTTGGCTTTAAG TTGAGTGGCAAGCGGATTGGGATTGTTGGATTAGGAAGTATTGGATATGAAGTTGCTAAAAGGCTTGATGCCTTTGGTTGCTATATATCTTACAACTCCAGGAAgcaaaaattttatgtatcgTACCCTTTCTATCCAAATGTTTGTGAACTTGCAGCCAACTGTGATGCCCTCGTCATCTGTTGCGGCTTGACAGACCAAACTTTCCACATGATTAATGAGCAAGTCTTTTCAGCATTGGGGAAGAATGGAGTCGTTGTTAATATTGGGCGTGGGCCTATTATCGATGAAAAGGAATTGATTAGGTGTTTGGTAGAAGGAGAGATTGCAGGTGCTGGATTGGATGTGTTCGAGAATGAGCCTAATATTCCTCAGGAGTTTGTTTCCATGAATAATGTTGTCTTGTCACCGCATTGTGCTGTCTTTACTCCAGAATCTATGAAGGACTTGAGTGAACTTGTGGTGGGGAATCTGGAAGCTTTCTTCGCGAACAAACCATTACTTTCTGAATATTTGGACGAGTGA